Proteins encoded together in one Micromonospora auratinigra window:
- a CDS encoding right-handed parallel beta-helix repeat-containing protein, with protein sequence MVSPYPHAAAGVRPYPVAGAPLLCNARDHGLTGDGTTNDQPAFAALVDLLGDAYAADGRARVIYCPPGVYSIRDAGTVWRAGVSLVGAGPGATRFVLSNSGNRADPTPLAFYTAALHGADPERHLAYCTFADFEIDGSGVSMADYNPLAKGLGLQYVVRGVFRNLYIHHTAATGLGCDFLQDSLIDGVLVAGCGRLDNGTEMGGAGIGVGIGGWGSVERLNIVNCSAVGNATNGIFLELQDADGLRPRGIRIVGCHAQGNRFGISDWGGNGLIVSACTMTGNLEAGFHVSAKGTTHSAGRGGIVSDCVIDGNVRDGISIGNTPGPYTIRGNRISGNGRYGYHQRDLGGAEQEHAREIVLESNDFYGNSLDAIRVDRPMVDAIIVNNRIRGNGRQCGPAARGGGDSVRYSERAVVDRRAGWQHDEHRGKVVRVGDRIAVVAANDSDTLTLAPVRPDAYTAWSADTPQPGSRYELPAAPRTRAGITVNAALDAASIRGNRIWDGRGTAAQTHGLWITRQGSCVDCRVEENDLAGNAHGPTRLDTPPTGGRWDRNHGTDEWD encoded by the coding sequence ATGGTGTCGCCGTACCCGCACGCCGCGGCCGGGGTGCGCCCGTACCCGGTCGCCGGCGCGCCGTTGCTCTGCAACGCCCGTGACCACGGCCTGACCGGCGACGGGACGACCAACGACCAGCCGGCGTTCGCCGCGCTGGTGGACCTGCTCGGCGACGCGTACGCGGCCGACGGCCGGGCCCGGGTGATCTACTGCCCGCCGGGCGTCTACTCGATCCGGGACGCCGGCACCGTGTGGCGGGCCGGGGTCTCGCTGGTCGGGGCGGGACCGGGCGCGACCCGGTTCGTGCTGAGCAACTCGGGCAACCGGGCCGATCCGACCCCGCTGGCCTTCTACACCGCCGCGCTGCACGGCGCGGATCCGGAACGGCACCTGGCGTACTGCACCTTCGCCGACTTCGAGATCGACGGTTCGGGCGTCTCGATGGCCGACTACAACCCGCTGGCGAAGGGTCTCGGCCTGCAGTACGTGGTCCGGGGCGTGTTCCGCAACCTCTACATCCATCACACCGCCGCGACCGGCCTCGGTTGCGACTTCCTCCAGGACAGCCTGATCGACGGGGTGCTGGTGGCCGGCTGCGGCCGGCTGGACAACGGCACCGAGATGGGCGGCGCCGGCATCGGGGTGGGCATCGGTGGCTGGGGCAGCGTGGAGCGGCTCAACATCGTCAACTGCTCGGCGGTCGGCAACGCCACCAACGGCATCTTCCTGGAGTTGCAGGACGCCGACGGGCTGCGCCCGCGCGGCATCCGGATCGTCGGCTGCCACGCCCAGGGCAACCGTTTCGGCATCTCCGACTGGGGCGGGAACGGCCTGATCGTCTCCGCCTGCACGATGACCGGCAACCTGGAGGCCGGCTTCCACGTCTCGGCCAAGGGCACCACCCACTCGGCCGGCCGGGGCGGCATCGTCAGTGACTGCGTGATCGACGGCAACGTGCGCGACGGGATCAGCATCGGCAACACCCCGGGCCCGTACACCATCCGGGGCAACCGGATCAGCGGCAACGGCCGGTACGGCTACCACCAGCGCGACCTGGGCGGCGCGGAGCAGGAGCACGCCCGGGAGATCGTGCTGGAGAGCAACGACTTCTACGGCAACAGCCTCGACGCGATCCGGGTCGACCGGCCGATGGTCGACGCGATCATCGTCAACAACCGGATCCGGGGCAACGGCCGGCAGTGCGGGCCGGCGGCCCGGGGCGGCGGCGACTCGGTGCGCTACAGCGAGCGGGCGGTGGTCGACCGGCGGGCCGGCTGGCAGCACGACGAGCACCGGGGCAAGGTGGTCCGGGTCGGTGACCGGATCGCCGTGGTGGCCGCCAACGACTCCGACACCCTGACCCTCGCGCCGGTGCGCCCGGACGCGTACACCGCCTGGAGCGCCGACACCCCGCAACCGGGCAGCCGGTACGAGCTGCCGGCCGCGCCCCGGACGCGGGCCGGCATCACGGTGAACGCGGCCCTCGACGCGGCCAGCATCCGGGGCAACCGGATCTGGGACGGTCGCGGCACGGCCGCGCAGACCCACGGGCTGTGGATCACCCGGCAGGGCAGTTGCGTGGACTGCCGGGTCGAGGAGAACGACCTCGCCGGCAACGCCCACGGCCCGACCCGGCTGGACACCCCGCCGACAGGTGGCCGCTGGGACCGCAACCACGGCACCGACGAGTGGGACTGA
- a CDS encoding L,D-transpeptidase, protein MDVRQRFTLFAVTVAAAPLLVGGCTADQREAAKPGHAKPAAAPSVTLTPADRAKDVPISAEVGAAASGGKVTAVKLTDDKGRPVPAQPREDGSSWVPARPLENSRTYTAEVTVTGDSGRTTTQKTTFTTSAKSTRPAVTSNLYLTDNQTYGTAMPVVVGFDPPIPKEARADVQRRLFVKTDPPQPGTWSWDADGKQAEYRAPDFWKPGTKISVRSGLEGLPIGKEAVGDTDHTATAKVGRQVSLDIDNGTKQMSVYQDGKLIRRIPVSLGKPSTPSSSGTMVIMEKFDRTTFDTRGDPNGGYVVDVDDAQRLTWGGEFIHSAPWSEGEQGANNTSHGCTNVSAEAAHWLMGITKVGDLVTVKGTEVELDQGNGFTAWNVSWDQFAKGSALPVPPGLKPTPSATPHPGSVAGGSAPAPAPSRSNTGG, encoded by the coding sequence ATGGATGTGAGGCAGCGGTTCACGCTGTTCGCGGTGACCGTCGCAGCCGCGCCGTTGCTGGTCGGTGGCTGCACCGCCGACCAGCGGGAGGCCGCGAAGCCGGGCCACGCGAAGCCGGCCGCCGCACCGTCGGTGACGCTGACCCCGGCCGACCGGGCCAAGGACGTGCCGATCAGCGCCGAGGTCGGCGCCGCGGCCAGCGGGGGGAAGGTCACCGCCGTCAAGCTGACCGACGACAAGGGCCGGCCGGTGCCGGCACAGCCACGCGAGGACGGGTCGAGCTGGGTGCCCGCCCGACCGCTGGAGAACAGCCGGACGTACACGGCGGAGGTGACCGTCACCGGCGACTCCGGTCGGACGACCACGCAGAAAACGACGTTCACCACGTCGGCGAAATCCACCAGACCGGCGGTCACCAGTAATCTGTATCTGACGGACAATCAGACGTACGGGACGGCGATGCCGGTGGTGGTCGGATTCGATCCACCCATTCCGAAAGAGGCCCGGGCGGACGTACAACGTCGGTTGTTCGTGAAGACCGACCCGCCGCAGCCGGGCACCTGGTCCTGGGACGCGGACGGCAAGCAGGCCGAGTACCGGGCCCCGGACTTCTGGAAGCCCGGCACGAAGATCAGCGTCCGCAGCGGGCTGGAGGGGCTGCCGATCGGCAAGGAGGCCGTCGGCGACACCGACCACACCGCGACCGCGAAGGTGGGCCGGCAGGTCTCCCTCGACATCGACAACGGCACCAAGCAGATGTCCGTCTACCAGGACGGCAAGCTGATCCGCCGGATCCCGGTGAGCCTGGGCAAGCCGAGCACGCCGAGTTCCAGCGGCACCATGGTGATCATGGAGAAGTTCGACCGGACCACCTTCGACACCCGGGGTGACCCGAACGGCGGGTACGTGGTCGACGTCGACGACGCGCAGCGGCTGACCTGGGGCGGCGAGTTCATCCACTCCGCGCCCTGGTCGGAGGGGGAACAGGGCGCGAACAACACCTCGCACGGCTGCACCAATGTCTCCGCCGAGGCCGCGCACTGGCTGATGGGCATCACGAAGGTGGGCGACCTGGTGACGGTCAAGGGCACCGAGGTGGAGCTCGACCAGGGCAACGGCTTCACCGCCTGGAACGTGAGCTGGGACCAGTTCGCCAAGGGCAGCGCGCTGCCCGTCCCGCCCGGGCTCAAGCCCACGCCCAGCGCCACGCCGCACCCGGGCTCGGTGGCCGGCGGCTCGGCGCCCGCCCCGGCGCCGTCGCGGAGCAACACCGGGGGCTGA
- a CDS encoding SMP-30/gluconolactonase/LRE family protein: protein MVVPRPRPPLLIRPVREPATVPPPLDGPWAPSDVRLDRADLLPLPEGGHGPEDVLIDPQGRAVSGDEDGRIWWWPVDAPAGTRPTLLAETGGRPLGIELDPVDGGLVVCDAYRGLLRVTPGGTVEELTGSTPVHLADNAAVARDGTVYFTDSSDRFPLSHWKHDLLEHRPNGRVLAHDRRTGRTEVVASGLYFPNGVALTPDESALMLVETATHRLLRVDLPDGRATVLTDLPAYPDNVSAVGDGTYWIALPSPRLPIMEKLLPHPRVRQLVALLPGAVQPKPRRYALVALVDGAGRVLRTLHGPSGAYPMVTGVRQHGRQLWLGSLTATGVARVELD, encoded by the coding sequence ATGGTCGTTCCCCGCCCGCGTCCGCCGCTGCTGATCCGTCCGGTGCGTGAGCCGGCCACCGTGCCGCCGCCGCTGGACGGTCCGTGGGCGCCGTCCGACGTCCGGCTCGACCGTGCCGACCTGCTGCCGCTGCCCGAGGGCGGGCACGGCCCGGAGGACGTGCTGATCGACCCGCAGGGGCGGGCGGTCAGCGGCGACGAGGACGGCCGGATCTGGTGGTGGCCGGTGGACGCCCCGGCCGGCACCCGCCCCACGCTGCTCGCCGAGACCGGCGGCCGGCCGCTCGGCATCGAGCTCGACCCGGTCGACGGTGGGCTGGTGGTCTGCGACGCGTACCGGGGGCTGCTGCGGGTCACCCCCGGCGGGACGGTGGAGGAGCTGACCGGGTCGACGCCGGTGCACCTGGCCGACAACGCCGCGGTGGCCCGGGACGGCACCGTCTACTTCACCGACAGCTCCGACCGGTTCCCGCTGTCGCACTGGAAGCACGACCTGCTGGAGCACCGGCCCAACGGGCGGGTGCTGGCCCACGACCGGCGCACCGGGCGGACCGAGGTGGTGGCGAGCGGCCTCTACTTCCCCAACGGGGTGGCGCTCACCCCCGACGAGTCGGCGCTGATGCTGGTGGAGACGGCCACGCACCGGCTGCTCCGGGTCGACCTGCCGGACGGCCGGGCCACCGTGCTGACCGACCTGCCCGCGTACCCGGACAACGTCTCGGCGGTGGGCGACGGCACGTACTGGATCGCGCTGCCCAGCCCCCGGCTGCCGATCATGGAGAAGCTGCTGCCGCACCCCCGGGTCCGCCAGCTCGTCGCGCTGCTGCCCGGGGCGGTGCAGCCCAAGCCGCGCCGGTACGCGCTGGTGGCGCTGGTGGACGGCGCGGGGCGGGTGCTGCGCACGCTGCACGGGCCGAGCGGCGCGTACCCGATGGTCACCGGGGTCCGGCAGCACGGCCGGCAGCTCTGGTTGGGCAGCCTGACCGCGACCGGCGTGGCCCGGGTGGAGCTGGACTGA
- a CDS encoding ABC transporter permease subunit yields the protein MIRLTWRQFRVPALAGLAGLVLLGAYLVYLGVAIRRDEQSYLSRCRTGGDCAGALAQFLGGYQNTLLYLAGLLALVPAVLGMFWGAPLVARELETGTHRLVWNQSVTRTRWFAVKLLVVGSAAVTVTGLASLLLTWAASPVDRLAGDRFGTIVFGARNVVPLGYAAFGFVLGTVTGALVRRTLPAMALTAVAFTLVQLLVPNVLRPHLMPPVTVTRPMTAEAINEARALGSLTGAPVVKGLSVPDAWVSEVSELRTRDGRPLSGEAFDRCFRDPPRTGATGTFGDAAACLGRLDLHVRLSFQPNRRYWAFQWRELAIYLALTGLLAGVGRWWIRRRVT from the coding sequence GTGATCCGGCTGACCTGGCGGCAGTTCCGCGTGCCGGCCCTCGCCGGCCTGGCCGGGCTGGTCCTGCTCGGCGCGTACCTGGTGTACCTGGGGGTGGCGATCCGGCGCGACGAGCAGAGCTACCTCTCCCGGTGCCGGACCGGCGGGGACTGCGCGGGCGCGCTCGCCCAGTTCCTCGGCGGGTACCAGAACACGCTGCTGTACCTGGCCGGGCTGCTCGCTCTCGTACCGGCCGTGCTGGGCATGTTCTGGGGCGCGCCGCTGGTGGCCCGGGAGCTGGAGACCGGCACCCACCGGCTGGTCTGGAACCAGAGCGTCACCCGGACCCGCTGGTTCGCGGTCAAGCTGCTGGTGGTGGGGTCGGCGGCGGTCACCGTCACCGGCCTGGCGAGCCTGCTGCTCACCTGGGCGGCCAGCCCGGTCGACCGGCTCGCCGGGGACCGCTTCGGCACCATCGTGTTCGGCGCCCGCAACGTCGTGCCGCTCGGGTACGCGGCCTTCGGGTTCGTGCTCGGCACGGTGACCGGCGCGCTGGTGCGCCGGACCCTGCCGGCGATGGCGCTGACCGCCGTCGCGTTCACGCTGGTGCAGCTCCTGGTGCCGAACGTGCTCCGGCCGCACCTGATGCCGCCGGTCACCGTCACCCGGCCGATGACCGCCGAGGCGATCAACGAGGCCCGGGCGCTGGGCAGCCTCACCGGCGCGCCGGTGGTCAAGGGGCTCTCCGTGCCGGACGCCTGGGTCAGCGAGGTCAGCGAGCTGCGTACCCGGGACGGTCGGCCGCTGTCGGGCGAGGCGTTCGACCGCTGCTTCCGCGACCCGCCGCGTACCGGGGCCACCGGCACGTTCGGCGACGCGGCGGCCTGCCTGGGCCGGCTGGACCTGCACGTGCGGCTGTCGTTCCAGCCGAACCGGCGCTACTGGGCGTTCCAGTGGCGCGAACTGGCGATCTACCTGGCGCTGACCGGCCTGCTGGCCGGCGTCGGCCGGTGGTGGATCCGCCGCCGGGTCACCTGA
- a CDS encoding ABC transporter ATP-binding protein — MTDESSPPVLHATGLTRRYGRRTALSHCDLRIPKGRVIGLVGPNGAGKSTLLQLACGLIRPTAGTLRVLGERPAADAAHLARVGYVAQDTPVYAGLTVADHLRMGGWLNPSWDAALAKRRIDRAGLHPAQRAGRLSGGQRAQLALTVAAGKRPELLILDEPAAALDPLARDAFLHQLMEFVAELGASVVLSSHLLGDVARVCDYLVVLAGGRVQLAGDVPDLLAGHRRLVASRGELDRLPAGMEPVRREAAGDRDRVLVRVGAGTPPLPGVGEPVGLEELVLGYLGRAAATGSGSADPSTGPSTGSAGQPEVRR, encoded by the coding sequence ATGACCGACGAGAGCTCCCCACCGGTGCTGCACGCCACCGGCCTGACCCGGCGGTACGGCCGCCGTACCGCCCTGTCCCACTGCGACCTGCGGATCCCGAAGGGGCGGGTGATCGGCCTGGTCGGGCCGAACGGCGCCGGCAAGTCCACCCTGCTCCAGCTCGCCTGCGGCCTGATCCGGCCCACCGCGGGGACCCTGCGGGTGCTCGGCGAACGGCCCGCCGCCGACGCGGCCCACCTGGCGCGGGTCGGCTACGTCGCGCAGGACACCCCGGTGTACGCCGGCCTGACCGTCGCCGACCACCTGCGGATGGGCGGCTGGCTCAACCCGTCCTGGGACGCGGCGCTGGCGAAACGACGGATCGACCGGGCGGGGCTGCACCCGGCGCAGCGGGCGGGACGGCTCTCCGGCGGCCAGCGCGCCCAGCTCGCCCTGACCGTGGCCGCCGGGAAGCGTCCCGAGCTGCTGATCCTCGACGAGCCGGCGGCCGCGCTGGACCCCCTCGCCCGGGACGCGTTCCTGCACCAGCTGATGGAGTTCGTGGCCGAGCTGGGGGCCAGCGTGGTGCTCTCGTCGCACCTGCTGGGCGACGTGGCCCGGGTCTGCGATTACCTGGTGGTGCTGGCCGGGGGCCGGGTGCAGCTCGCCGGGGACGTACCCGACCTGCTGGCCGGGCACCGCCGGCTGGTCGCGTCGCGCGGGGAGCTGGACCGGCTGCCGGCCGGGATGGAGCCGGTCCGCCGCGAGGCGGCCGGCGACCGGGACCGGGTGCTGGTCCGGGTCGGGGCCGGAACGCCGCCGTTGCCGGGCGTCGGGGAGCCGGTCGGGCTGGAGGAGCTGGTGCTGGGCTACCTGGGCCGGGCCGCCGCGACCGGATCCGGGTCTGCCGACCCGTCGACCGGCCCGTCGACCGGCTCGGCGGGGCAGCCGGAGGTGCGGCGGTGA
- a CDS encoding sensor histidine kinase yields the protein MENRDRWGTTLDVALGLGCAAAVAVQSVALASSWGGTYWVFGAAVGGSVTVLALLRRRHRGGTAVAGLVLAALAVGVAALAGLPHEPGPATALPLAVLVASAVGALPPRPAAAIAAGALGVVLAGAAAAIGGAGSWPRSGAAALTWWNAAAWLGAVGIGGGRRWTAGRRRAAAERVRRDERLELARELHDVVAHHITGIVVQAQAAQLVGGRRPERARQSLAGIESAGSEALAAMRRLVGILRDDADGAPASPGPEQLAELVARFERHGVVVGLRVPDQDPGWPPEVTGTVYRVVREALTNVARHAPDARRVTVEVGERDGTVTVEVTDDGPAPPTRRPRRAGYGLLGMRERVEALGGTLAAGPRPAGGWSVEAAVPVPAGERR from the coding sequence ATGGAGAACCGGGACCGGTGGGGCACCACCCTCGACGTCGCGCTGGGGCTGGGCTGCGCCGCCGCCGTCGCCGTCCAGTCGGTCGCCCTGGCGAGCAGTTGGGGCGGCACGTACTGGGTGTTCGGCGCCGCGGTGGGCGGGTCCGTCACGGTGCTGGCCCTGCTCCGGCGGCGGCACCGGGGCGGGACGGCGGTCGCCGGCCTGGTGCTCGCCGCGCTCGCCGTCGGGGTCGCCGCCCTGGCCGGGTTGCCGCACGAACCCGGTCCGGCCACCGCCCTGCCGCTGGCGGTGCTGGTCGCCTCGGCGGTCGGTGCGCTGCCACCCCGGCCGGCCGCCGCGATCGCCGCCGGCGCGCTGGGCGTGGTGCTGGCCGGTGCGGCCGCCGCGATCGGCGGCGCGGGTTCCTGGCCCCGGTCCGGCGCGGCCGCGCTGACCTGGTGGAACGCGGCGGCCTGGCTGGGCGCGGTGGGGATCGGCGGCGGGCGGCGCTGGACGGCGGGCCGCCGCCGCGCGGCCGCCGAGCGGGTCCGCCGCGACGAGCGCCTGGAACTGGCCCGGGAGCTGCACGACGTGGTCGCCCACCACATCACCGGCATCGTGGTGCAGGCCCAGGCCGCGCAGCTGGTCGGCGGTCGCCGCCCGGAGCGGGCCCGACAGTCGCTGGCGGGCATCGAGTCGGCCGGCTCGGAGGCGCTCGCCGCGATGCGCCGCCTGGTCGGCATCCTCCGCGACGACGCCGACGGGGCACCGGCCTCGCCCGGCCCGGAGCAGCTCGCCGAGCTGGTCGCCCGCTTCGAGCGGCACGGCGTGGTGGTCGGGCTGCGCGTCCCGGACCAGGACCCGGGCTGGCCGCCCGAGGTGACCGGCACCGTCTACCGGGTGGTGCGCGAGGCGCTGACCAACGTGGCCCGGCACGCGCCGGACGCGCGCCGGGTGACGGTCGAGGTCGGTGAGCGGGACGGCACGGTCACCGTCGAGGTCACCGACGACGGCCCGGCCCCGCCCACCCGGCGTCCCCGCCGCGCCGGGTACGGCCTGCTCGGGATGCGCGAGCGCGTCGAGGCGCTCGGCGGGACGCTCGCCGCCGGCCCGCGACCCGCCGGTGGCTGGTCGGTCGAGGCCGCGGTGCCGGTGCCGGCGGGGGAACGCCGGTGA
- a CDS encoding response regulator, which translates to MTIRVLLADDQAMVRGGLRMILEDQPDIRVVAEAVDGVDAVEQARRLRPDVCLVDIRMPRLDGLQVTRALAGPDVADPLRVVVVTTFDLDEYVHGALRGGAVGFILKDAGPALLVEAVRAADNGEALVSPSLTLRLLRHLNPPPGPADGRYRPALSERELEVVRAIARGRTNQDIAAELFISLSTVKSHLAGIQRKLGARNRVEVAAWAWENRIVTSG; encoded by the coding sequence GTGACCATCCGGGTGCTGCTCGCCGACGACCAGGCGATGGTCCGCGGTGGCCTGCGGATGATCCTGGAGGACCAGCCCGACATCCGGGTGGTGGCCGAGGCGGTGGACGGCGTCGACGCGGTCGAGCAGGCCCGCCGGCTGCGGCCCGACGTCTGCCTGGTCGACATCCGGATGCCCCGGCTCGACGGTCTCCAGGTCACCCGGGCGCTGGCCGGACCGGACGTGGCGGACCCGTTGCGGGTCGTCGTGGTCACCACCTTCGACCTGGACGAGTACGTCCACGGCGCGCTGCGCGGCGGGGCGGTCGGGTTCATCCTCAAGGACGCCGGCCCAGCCCTGCTGGTCGAGGCGGTACGCGCCGCCGACAACGGGGAGGCGCTGGTGTCACCGTCGCTGACGCTGCGGTTGCTGCGCCACCTGAACCCCCCGCCGGGGCCGGCCGACGGCCGGTACCGCCCGGCGCTCTCGGAGCGGGAGCTGGAGGTGGTCCGGGCCATCGCCCGGGGCCGCACCAACCAGGACATCGCGGCGGAGCTGTTCATCTCGCTCAGCACGGTGAAGAGTCACCTGGCCGGCATCCAGCGGAAGCTGGGGGCGCGCAACCGGGTCGAGGTGGCCGCCTGGGCCTGGGAGAACCGGATCGTGACCAGCGGGTGA
- a CDS encoding STAS domain-containing protein, with amino-acid sequence MEQRSDRFHVAVDVTEHLVTVRPVGEIDIATVGSLRAALWAAPARPVLRVDLSGVRLLSATGVRALAAAHLRVRARGGVLVLVDPDPVVARVLRVTGLHRVVRVEFGPGPVPAGCTVPTLDLLPTGAVPVRELCPA; translated from the coding sequence ATGGAGCAGCGCAGCGACCGGTTCCACGTGGCGGTCGACGTCACCGAGCACCTGGTGACGGTCCGACCGGTCGGTGAGATCGACATCGCCACCGTCGGGTCGTTGCGGGCGGCGCTCTGGGCCGCGCCGGCGCGTCCCGTGCTGCGGGTCGACCTCTCCGGGGTGCGGCTGCTCTCGGCGACCGGGGTGCGTGCGCTGGCCGCCGCGCACCTGCGGGTCCGGGCCCGGGGCGGCGTGCTGGTGCTGGTCGACCCCGACCCGGTGGTCGCCCGGGTGCTGCGGGTCACCGGCCTGCACCGGGTGGTCCGGGTCGAGTTCGGGCCCGGCCCGGTCCCGGCCGGGTGCACGGTGCCGACGCTCGACCTGCTGCCCACCGGCGCCGTGCCGGTGCGCGAGCTCTGCCCGGCCTGA
- a CDS encoding FKBP-type peptidyl-prolyl cis-trans isomerase, with amino-acid sequence MQKPEVGPIEGAPPADLVIEDITVGEGPEARPGQLASVHYVGVAHSTGREFDASWNRGETFEFPLGGGQVIAGWDQGVVGMKVGGRRRLTIPPHLGYGARGAGGVIKPNETLVFVVDLLGVR; translated from the coding sequence ATGCAGAAGCCCGAGGTTGGCCCGATCGAGGGCGCGCCGCCCGCCGATCTCGTCATCGAGGACATCACCGTCGGCGAGGGCCCGGAGGCCCGTCCCGGCCAGCTGGCCAGCGTGCACTACGTGGGCGTGGCCCACTCGACCGGCCGGGAGTTCGACGCGTCCTGGAACCGTGGCGAGACGTTCGAGTTCCCGCTCGGCGGCGGTCAGGTCATCGCCGGCTGGGACCAGGGCGTGGTCGGCATGAAGGTGGGCGGCCGGCGTCGGCTCACCATCCCGCCGCACCTGGGCTACGGCGCCCGGGGCGCCGGTGGCGTGATCAAGCCGAACGAGACGCTGGTCTTCGTGGTGGACCTGCTCGGCGTGCGCTGA
- a CDS encoding DoxX family membrane protein: MTPAAETTREVETTRQKATRYVFAGLRLALGWTFLWAFLDKMFGLGHETAAKNAWINGGSPTKGFLAFGAAGPFKGFYNGIAGAAWADWLFMLGLLAIGTALLLGIGTRIAAVAGGLLLVMMWTVVLPPENNVFMDDHLIYAGLLAGLALVNAGDTVGLGRLWAKLPLVQRLPWLR; the protein is encoded by the coding sequence ATGACTCCGGCGGCCGAGACCACCCGGGAGGTCGAGACCACCCGGCAGAAGGCCACCCGGTACGTCTTCGCCGGGCTCCGGCTCGCGCTGGGCTGGACGTTCCTCTGGGCCTTCCTGGACAAGATGTTCGGCCTGGGCCACGAGACCGCGGCGAAGAACGCCTGGATCAACGGCGGCAGCCCCACCAAGGGCTTCCTGGCCTTCGGTGCGGCCGGCCCGTTCAAGGGCTTCTACAACGGGATCGCCGGCGCGGCCTGGGCGGACTGGCTGTTCATGCTCGGCCTGCTCGCCATCGGCACCGCCCTGCTGCTGGGCATCGGCACCCGGATCGCCGCGGTCGCCGGCGGACTGCTCCTGGTCATGATGTGGACGGTCGTGCTGCCCCCCGAGAACAACGTCTTCATGGACGACCACCTCATCTACGCGGGTCTGCTGGCCGGCCTGGCCCTGGTGAACGCCGGCGACACCGTCGGCCTCGGCAGGCTCTGGGCGAAGCTCCCCCTCGTCCAGCGGCTCCCCTGGCTCAGGTGA
- a CDS encoding CBS domain-containing protein — MRTWQVGDVMTKDVATVGEETPYRQIVDVLIRRNISAVPVVDSFDRVLGVVSEADLLHKVERAGHPDQRRVFEGRRRRTAREKAGALVARDLMTAPAVTTTARAALPAAARLMDREVVKRLPVLDELGRLVGIVTRGDLLRVHLRTDAEIREDVVQQVLRRVLAVRDGLVTVQVRDGEVTLDGRLDRRSAVDLAGRLAGQVAGVVQVHNGVGYDVDDTSLMELDPVHATPVA, encoded by the coding sequence ATGAGGACGTGGCAGGTGGGCGACGTGATGACCAAGGACGTCGCGACGGTGGGGGAGGAGACTCCGTACCGCCAGATCGTCGACGTGCTGATCCGGCGGAACATCAGCGCCGTGCCGGTGGTGGACTCCTTCGACCGGGTGCTGGGGGTGGTCTCCGAGGCGGACCTGCTGCACAAGGTGGAGCGGGCCGGGCATCCCGACCAGCGCCGGGTCTTCGAGGGGCGGCGCCGGCGTACCGCGCGGGAGAAGGCGGGCGCGCTGGTCGCCCGGGACCTGATGACCGCCCCGGCGGTCACCACCACGGCGCGGGCGGCGCTGCCGGCGGCGGCCCGGCTGATGGACCGCGAGGTCGTCAAGCGGCTGCCGGTCCTGGACGAGCTGGGCCGGCTGGTCGGCATCGTCACCCGCGGTGACCTGCTCCGGGTGCACCTGCGTACCGACGCGGAGATCCGCGAGGACGTGGTGCAGCAGGTACTGCGCCGGGTGCTGGCGGTGCGCGACGGGCTGGTCACCGTCCAGGTCCGCGACGGTGAGGTCACCCTGGACGGGCGGTTGGACCGGCGCAGCGCCGTCGACCTGGCGGGCCGGCTCGCCGGTCAGGTGGCCGGCGTGGTCCAGGTGCACAACGGCGTCGGGTACGACGTGGACGACACCAGCCTGATGGAGCTGGACCCGGTGCACGCCACCCCGGTCGCCTGA
- a CDS encoding TetR/AcrR family transcriptional regulator gives MTTGTGPRARGRHHDPRLDAALIDAAIEVLSESGYAAFTTTAVARRAGASTASLYRRWPSKQALAGAVARHVALTELGDIDTGSLDGDVRELLTRKQRILDSSAGPALLSLMGQATHDADLRRILHEDVYLALRGRLDALVARAARRGEVPTDLSEAEISVLALVLIGTGLARSVFLERDHTPGREPAPDLGETELRVLLDALRRGGRG, from the coding sequence ATGACCACGGGCACCGGTCCCCGAGCACGGGGGCGTCACCACGATCCACGGCTGGACGCCGCCCTGATCGACGCGGCGATCGAGGTGCTGAGCGAGTCGGGCTACGCGGCGTTCACCACGACGGCCGTCGCCCGGCGCGCGGGCGCCTCCACCGCCTCCCTGTACCGCCGGTGGCCGTCCAAGCAGGCCCTCGCCGGGGCCGTCGCCCGGCACGTCGCGCTGACCGAACTGGGCGACATCGACACCGGCTCGCTCGACGGGGACGTCCGTGAGCTGCTGACCCGCAAGCAGCGGATCCTCGACTCCAGCGCCGGTCCGGCGCTGCTGTCCCTGATGGGGCAGGCCACCCACGACGCGGACCTGCGCCGGATCCTGCACGAGGACGTCTACCTGGCCCTGCGTGGCCGCCTCGACGCGCTGGTCGCCCGGGCGGCGCGGCGCGGGGAGGTGCCGACCGACCTGAGCGAGGCGGAGATCAGCGTCCTGGCCCTGGTGCTGATCGGCACCGGCCTGGCCCGCTCGGTGTTCCTGGAGCGCGACCACACGCCGGGGCGGGAACCCGCGCCCGACCTGGGCGAGACGGAGCTACGGGTGCTGCTGGACGCGCTGCGCCGGGGCGGCCGCGGGTAG